A single region of the Lotus japonicus ecotype B-129 chromosome 4, LjGifu_v1.2 genome encodes:
- the LOC130716240 gene encoding pentatricopeptide repeat-containing protein At5g61370, mitochondrial, whose translation MKFKMLNSAWKLCCLRKTRTRNFQLLSASLCSTLQPISAPPHLQELCGIVTSNVGGLDDLELSLNKFKGSLTSSLVAQAIESSKHEAQTRRLLRFFLWSSKNLRHDLEDNDYNYALRVFAEKQDYTSMDILIGDLKKEGRVMDAQTFGLVAENLIKLGKEDEALGIFKNLDKYKCSTNEFTVTAIINALCSKGHAKRAEGVVLHHKDKITGALPCIYRSLLYGWSVHRNVKEARRIIKEMKSNGVIPDLVCYNTFLRCLCERNLRHNPSGLVPETLNVMMEMRSHKVFPTSISYNILLSCLGKTRRVKESCQILEAMKTSGVSPDWVSYYLVVRVLFLSGRFGKGKEIVDQMIGKGLVPNHKFYFSLIGILCGVERVNHALELFEKMKSSSLGGYGPVYDVLIPKLCRGGDFEKGRELWDEATSMGITLQCSKDILDPSITEVFKPVRPEKISLADSPIAKSPKKAKKLLGKVKMRKKPTAVKKKKKRQKKSGAT comes from the coding sequence atgaaattcaagatgctCAACTCTGCTTGGAAACTCTGCTGTCTGCGAAAAACGAGAACCCGGAATTTCCAACTACTTTCAGCATCCCTCTGCTCCACATTGCAGCCAATATCTGCACCTCCCCATTTGCAAGAGCTCTGTGGCATTGTCACGAGCAATGTCGGTGGGCTAGATGATCTGGAGTTAAGTCTGAATAAGTTCAAGGGTTCTTTAACTTCGTCTCTTGTAGCTCAGGCTATTGAATCGAGTAAACACGAGGCGCAGACTAGAAGACTACTCAGGTTCTTCTTATGGTCTAGTAAGAATTTGCGTCATGACTTGGAGGACAATGATTATAATTATGCTTTGAGAGTTTTTGCTGAAAAGCAAGACTACACATCAATGGATATCTTGATTGGAGATCTCAAGAAGGAGGGTCGAGTCATGGATGCCCAGACTTTTGGTCTTGTAGCTGAGAATTTGATTAAACTGGGAAAAGAAGATGAGGCATTGGGTATTTTCAAGAACCTGGATAAGTATAAGTGCTCTACTAATGAATTCACAGTTACTGCTATTATTAATGCCCTTTGCTCTAAAGGCCATGCTAAGAGAGCTGAAGGGGTAGTTTTACACCACAAAGACAAGATTACAGGCGCGCTACCTTGCATATATAGAAGTCTTCTTTATGGGTGGTCAGTGCATAGGAATGTGAAGGAAGCTAGGAGAATTATTAAAGAAATGAAATCAAATGGTGTTATCCCAGACTTAGTTTGCTACAACACATTCCTCAGGTGCCTTTGTGAACGGAATCTTAGACATAATCCTTCAGGACTTGTGCCTGAAACTCTAAATGTGATGATGGAAATGAGGTCCCATAAGGTTTTCCCGACCTCAATCAGTTATAACATATTGCTTTCTTGTCTAGGAAAGACCAGAAGAGTTAAGGAATCTTGTCAAATACTTGAAGCGATGAAAACTTCTGGTGTCTCTCCAGATTGGGTAAGCTATTATCTTGTCGTAAGGGTGTTGTTTCTGAGTGGCAGATTTGGTAAAGGGAAAGAGATCGTAGATCAAATGATTGGGAAAGGTTTGGTACCAAACCATAAGTTTTACTTCAGTTTGATTGGTATTCTCTGTGGGGTTGAAAGGGTTAATCATGCTCTTGAATTGTTTGAGAAAATGAAGAGTAGCTCATTGGGAGGTTATGGACCGGTTTATGATGTGCTCATTCCAAAGCTTTGTAGAGGGGGAGATTTCGAAAAGGGAAGAGAACTTTGGGACGAAGCCACAAGTATGGGCATCACTCTTCAGTGCTCAAAGGATATTTTGGATCCTTCAATTACAGAAGTTTTCAAACCTGTAAGGCCTGAAAAAATCAGCCTTGCAGACAGCCCAATAGCTAAGTCTCCAAAGAAAGCTAAAAAGTTATTAGGGAAAGTGAAGATGAGAAAAAAACCTACTGcagtgaagaagaaaaagaagcgaCAAAAAAAATCTGGAGCAACTTAA
- the LOC130710676 gene encoding probable xyloglucan 6-xylosyltransferase 5 gives MNGSAHKRTTTGLPTTTARGGRRGRQIQKTFNNVKITILCGFVTILVLRGTIGVNLSSSDADAVNQNVIEETNRILAEIRSDADPSDPDDAAAAETFFSPNATFTLGPKITGWDLQRKAWLDQNPEYPNFVRGKARILLLTGSPPKPCDNPIGDHYLLKSIKNKIDYCRLHGIEIVYNLAHLDVELAGYWAKLPMIRRLMLSHPEVEWIWWMDSDAFFTDMVFELPLSKYDDYNLVLHGYPDLLFEQKSWIAVNTGSFLFRNCQWSLDLLDAWAPMGPKGPVREEAGKVLTANLKGRPAFEADDQSALIYLLLSKKDKWMDKTFLENSFYLHGYWAGLVDRYEEMIEKYHPGLGDERWPFVTHFVGCKPCGSYGDYPVEKCLSSMERAFNFADNQVLKLYGFRHRGLLSPKIKRIRNETVTPLEFVDQFDIRRHSSESRGSKS, from the coding sequence ATGAACGGGTCAGCTCACAAGAGAACAACAACAGGTTTACCAACCACCACCGCCAGAGGTGGCCGCCGCGGCCGTCAGATCCAAAAAACCTTCAACAACGTCAAGATCACCATCCTCTGCGGCTTCGTCACCATTCTCGTCCTACGTGGCACCATCGGCGTCAACCTCAGCTCCTCCGACGCCGACGCCGTCAACCAGAACGTCATCGAAGAAACCAACCGCATCCTCGCCGAGATCCGATCCGACGCTGACCCTTCCGATCCCGACGACGCCGCCGCCGCCGAAACGTTCTTCAGCCCCAACGCCACCTTCACCCTCGGCCCCAAAATTACCGGTTGGGACCTTCAGCGCAAGGCGTGGCTCGATCAGAATCCTGAGTACCCAAATTTTGTTAGAGGTAAAGCTCGAATCTTACTCCTCACTGGGTCACCACCGAAGCCCTGTGATAATCCAATTGGTGACCATTACTTGTTGAAGTCCATTAAGAACAAGATTGATTACTGTAGATTACATGGGATTGAAATTGTGTATAATTTGGCTCATCTTGATGTTGAGCTTGCTGGGTATTGGGCTAAATTGCCTATGATTAGGAGGTTGATGCTGTCACACCCTGAGGTGGAGTGGATTTGGTGGATGGATAGTGATGCTTTTTTCACTGACATGGTGTTTGAGCTTCCTTTGTCTAAGTATGATGACTATAACTTGGTGCTTCATGGGTACCCTGATTTGTTGTTTGAGCAGAAGTCTTGGATTGCTGTCAATACTGGGAGCTTTCTTTTCAGGAATTGCCAGTGGTCTTTGGATTTGCTTGATGCTTGGGCTCCAATGGGTCCTAAAGGGCCGGTTCGTGAGGAGGCCGGGAAGGTCCTCACTGCGAATCTCAAGGGGAGGCCGGCTTTCGAGGCGGATGATCAGTCTGCATTGATATATCTGTTGCTGTCCAAGAAGGATAAGTGGATGGATAAGACGTTTCTTGAGAATTCGTTCTATTTGCACGGGTACTGGGCCGGGTTGGTCGATCGGTACGAGGAGATGATCGAGAAGTATCATCCGGGGCTAGGGGACGAGAGGTGGCCGTTTGTGACACATTTTGTGGGGTGCAAGCCCTGTGGGAGCTACGGAGATTACCCTGTTGAGAAGTGCCTCAGTAGCATGGAGAGGGCTTTCAATTTTGCTGATAATCAGGTGCTCAAGCTCTACGGGTTCAGGCATCGCGGTCTGTTAAGCCCTAAGATCAAGAGAATCAGAAATGAGACAGTTACTCCTTTGGAGTTTGTAGACCAGTTTGATATTCGAAGGCATTCTTCAGAAAGCAGAGGATCAAAAAGCTAG
- the LOC130710675 gene encoding probable receptor-like protein kinase At5g61350 — MKNEDKRVVKFPFIFSLFSIIFLNLTTNCASSTTDPSFSPSVNYLIDCGSSNATHLKDGRTFKSDRETTSLLSTTEDLQISVDSININTPPSLPSSSLPLFQSARVLREESAYTFYISKPGRLFVRLYFFPLPDPSFNLTSAVFSVQTDHVVLLHEFSVRKNDSLVFKEYLVNVPDSRFSLKFKPKKESFAFINAVEVVSAPDTLILDSATAVSLSPIGEFKGLLNSALQVSYRVNVGGPTINPENDTLSRTWEPDVPYNTFPQGSTSVAVSKKTIKYPKTGATPLIAPNLVYETAVQMQDPEVMHPNFNLTWMMNVEKSYSYLIRMHFCDIVSKSLNQLYFNVYINGIEVVSALDLSSETKALATAFYKDFVLNDSAITNGSIQVQVGPANLKQGTANAILNGIEVMKMSNSADSLDGFFNVEGKFKGPGSTSTAMKIAAGVGLGLALIALVLLLVICIRWQRRPEEWEKLGPFSSWILPLRSPCTTRLFSSKSRTQSSTTRLTSRKSKNAHSVHHHSPRGPGRFFPFNELQQATQNFDEKRVIGVGGFGNVYLGTLEDGTKVAVKRGNGSTEQGINEFRTELNMLSNLRHRHLVSLMGFCDEDNEMVLVYEYMANGSFRSHLYGSSNFPLLPWQKRLEICIGAARGLHYLHTGATESIVHRDVKTTNILLDENYVAKVSDFGLSKAVPDEAQVSTAVKGSFGYLDPEYYRSQQLTQKSDIYSFGVVLVEVLCARPVVCPSLPREQANLADWAMQQHRRGMFHEIIDPRIVDTISPQSLKTFMLIAEKCLADQGVDRPSMGDVLWHLENALKLQIDDEPGNRRTDSTTSDQHPNKCDKIADHSSAAHTSDVSDRTDDDSASLFSQMVNLQGR; from the coding sequence atgaaaaatgaggATAAAAGGGTGGTGAAATTTCCCTTTATTTTTTCCTTGTTTTCTATTATTTTCCTTAACCTCACAACAAACTGTGCTTCTTCCACCACTGACCCTTCTTTCTCCCCTTCTGTGAATTACCTCATTGATTGTGGCTCCTCCAATGCCACTCATCTCAAAGATGGTAGAACCTTCAAATCAGATCGTGAGACCACTTCTCTCCTTTCCACAACTGAAGATTTGCAAATCTCAGTTGATTCCATCAACATAAACACCCCTCCATctttaccttcttcatcattaCCTTTGTTCCAAAGTGCTAGAGTTTTAAGAGAGGAATCAGCATACACATTTTACATATCCAAACCCGGTAGACTTTTTGTTCGCCTCTACTTCTTCCCTCTCCCTGACCCTTCTTTCAATCTAACAAGTGCTGTTTTTTCTGTCCAAACTGATCATGTTGTGTTATTACATGAATTCTCTGTGAGGAAGAATGACTCACTAGTTTTCAAGGAGTATCTTGTCAATGTTCCGGATAGTAGATTCTCCCTCAAATTCAAGCCAAAGAAAGAGTCTTTTGCATTCATCAATGCAGTTGAGGTTGTCTCTGCCCCTGACACTCTTATATTGGATTCAGCAACTGCAGTTTCACTTTCCCCAATTGGAGAATTCAAGGGCTTGTTGAATTCTGCTCTCCAAGTATCCTACAGGGTCAATGTTGGTGGCCCCACCATAAATCCTGAAAATGACACCTTGTCAAGAACATGGGAACCTGATGTCCCATATAACACTTTCCCACAAGGGTCAACTAGTGTTGCTGTATCCAAAAAAACCATCAAGTATCCAAAAACTGGTGCTACACCTTTGATTGCTCCAAATTTGGTTTATGAAACAGCAGTGCAAATGCAGGATCCTGAAGTGATGCACCCAAATTTCAACCTCACCTGGATGATGAATGTGGAAAAGAGCTACTCTTATTTAATAAGAATGCATTTCTGTGACATTGTGAGTAAAAGTCTTAATCAATTGTACTTCAATGTATACATCAATGGGATTGAGGTTGTGTCAGCTTTAGACCTTTCATCAGAAACCAAAGCTCTAGCCACTGCATTTTACAAGGACTTTGTTTTGAATGATTCTGCCATCACAAATGGTTCAATTCAGGTTCAGGTAGGACCAGCTAATCTCAAACAAGGCACGGCCAATGCAATTCTTAATGGAATTGAGGTGATGAAGATGAGCAACTCTGCTGATAGTTTGGATGGTTTTTTCAATGTTGAAGGGAAATTCAAAGGACCAGGTTCAACTTCCACAGCAATGAAAATTGCTGCTGGTGTTGGTTTAGGATTGGCTTTGATAGCATTGGTGTTACTATTAGTGATTTGCATCAGGTGGCAAAGAAGGCCTGAAGAGTGGGAAAAGCTTGGACCTTTCTCATCATGGATCCTCCCTCTCCGTTCACCCTGCACAACTAGATTATTTTCAAGCAAAAGCAGAACTCAAAGCTCAACAACCAGACTCACTTCCCGCAAGAGCAAAAATGCTCATTCTGTACACCACCATTCCCCAAGAGGGCCTGGAAGATTCTTCCCTTTCAATGAACTTCAACAAGCCACACAAAACTTTGATGAAAAGAGAGTGATTGGTGTTGGAGGCTTTGGGAACGTGTACCTCGGAACATTAGAAGATGGGACAAAGGTTGCTGTGAAACGAGGAAATGGTAGCACAGAACAAGGCATCAATGAGTTCAGAACTGAGCTGAACATGCTTTCCAATCTCCGCCATCGCCACCTAGTCTCATTGATGGGATTCTGTGATGAAGACAATGAGATGGTTCTTGTGTATGAGTACATGGCGAACGGCTCCTTTCGTTCGCACCTTTACGGCTCCTCCAATTTCCCTCTTTTGCCGTGGCAAAAGAGGCTTGAGATTTGCATCGGTGCAGCTCGCGGGCTGCACTATCTTCACACTGGTGCGACTGAGAGCATCGTGCACCGTGATGTGAAGACAACAAACATCCTCTTAGATGAGAACTATGTTGCTAAAGTTTCAGACTTTGGATTATCAAAAGCTGTGCCTGATGAAGCTCAAGTTAGCACAGCTGTGAAGGGTAGTTTTGGGTACCTTGATCCTGAGTATTATAGAAGCCAACAACTAACTCAAAAATCTGATATATACTCTTTCGGGGTTGTTCTTGTTGAGGTTCTTTGTGCTAGGCCTGTTGTTTGTCCCTCACTGCCTAGGGAACAGGCTAACTTAGCTGATTGGGCAATGCAACAACACAGAAGAGGCATGTTTCATGAGATAATTGATCCTCGCATTGTTGACACTATAAGTCCTCAATCCTTGAAGACTTTTATGCTTATTGCTGAGAAATGTTTAGCAGATCAAGGTGTTGATAGGCCTAGCATGGGGGATGTGTTGTGGCATTTGGAAAATGCTTTGAAACTACAAATTGATGATGAGCCTGGAAATAGAAGAACAGATTCAACCACTTCTGATCAACACCCAAACAAATGTGATAAAATAGCAGACCACTCATCAGCTGCCCACACAAGTGATGTTTCTGATAGAACAGATGATGATTCTGCTTCTTTGTTCTCTCAGATGGTAAATTTGCAAGGAAGGTGA
- the LOC130710677 gene encoding uncharacterized protein LOC130710677 — translation MNPINLTQTTDIDSPMVIIHDINDCAVFPPINHENLSNQDTPQSPSPPPSSSSSSSCLTTDSDTWVDPHVRKGGDFTGWVSFGFQFLRSKLSSFWNRGAAFWLIGWLPAAAVVFSCWILVMMAKKNRRRRRSLTPNETRLINIITEKDGRIAQLLNQIAQMNEILIARHKALAAKVVE, via the exons ATGAATCCAATCAATCTCACACAGACCACAGACATTGATTCGCCAATGGTGATTATTCACGATATCAACGACTGTGCGGTGTTCCCTCCAATCAACCATGAAAATCTCTCAAATCAAGACACCCCACAAtccccttctcctcctccttcatcgTCGTCCTCTTCCTCATGCTTGACAACTGATTCTGACACATGGGTCGATCCCCATGTCCGGAAAGGCGGTGACTTTACCGGGTGGGTGAGCTTCGGGTTCCAGTTCTTGCGCTCCAAGCTTTCCTCCTTCTGGAATCGAGGGGCAGCATTTTGGTTAATTGGGTGGCTGCCTGCTGCAGCGGTTGTGTTCTCATGCTGGATCCTCGTGATGATGGCTAAGAAGaacagaagaagaaggaggagccTCACCCCAAATGAAACTCGTCTCATCAACATCATCACGGAGAAAGATGGG AGAATTGCTCAACTCTTGAACCAGATTGCACAGATGAATGAAATACTAATAGCTCGCCACAAGGCTTTGGCTGCAAAAGTGGTGGAATGA